A single window of Triplophysa dalaica isolate WHDGS20190420 chromosome 14, ASM1584641v1, whole genome shotgun sequence DNA harbors:
- the si:dkey-24l11.2 gene encoding LOW QUALITY PROTEIN: uncharacterized protein si:dkey-24l11.2 (The sequence of the model RefSeq protein was modified relative to this genomic sequence to represent the inferred CDS: deleted 1 base in 1 codon) translates to MESESDGVVQSLELKPSGEDEPGSSSLTAETEQDNTSHPEDTSQKNTPQTGGQAQPLCRFFSQGRRCYYGKKCRFLHQRAAGVKKAESSVDPKTDHKEKEENANSQPSDPQQESSESTQSDKEKLPVPSSNKSAPEKRERARRPCRYFLSGFCSMDDRCRFHHPQQLPPVEDQPYGPRERRGFRPSAPAARPAHDQVKLANLTEEVCKQLRATEIAQLMKRFPKEKLIVQEREDGKLTYYRVTVQATDPEWPFDLNEVDIMVSFPENYPQEVFTLDVPEDQNLPALMARHVQKASEEWLKAKHATNQLMGRVEMLFRPYLRWLDRSMEKIFTDGARQLKKDIDLQRSGIQFVPYEQLKVTVFKNTGKKTDTPDRIVSLTAASAEEEEGEHDEAVVEEEDTAFGSDGEAGNRQVENIKTRERRKGNEIKLLGLRLGEQTATVTARQVTVSLQCSRCKVCADLTLNERLPCTAQCEKCGAEIRSAFRSSILHHYSDVLGYLDLYAAVPVDLILQESEFSVGCLNCNKEDTIQNLTYGQNWEQNCQHCHTKLSIFVEAARFQFIQPEARKTTGATAQYTQRYRDPAVQHGKPLPDKGACRHYRQSHRWLRFPCCGRAYACDACHDEDQDHLMELATRMICGYCAKEQPYSKGKPCVSCGGMMTRDTHTSHWEGGMGCRNRVKMSRNDKHKYSNMSKTVSKKTTQEK, encoded by the exons TCATTAGAGTTGAAGCCGTCTGGTGAGGATGAACCGGGCTCTTCATCATTGACAGCGGAAACCGAACAAGACAACACGAGCCATCCAGAGGACACCAGCCAAAAGAACACACCACAGACGGGTGGACAGGCGCAACCGCTGTGCCGTTTTTTCTCTCAGGGCAGACGATGCTATTACGGGAAAAAGTGCCGCTTTCTTCATCAGAGGGCTGCAGGTGTTAAAAAGGCAGAGAGCAGCGTCGATCCAAAGACGGAtcacaaagagaaagaagaaaatgcAAATAGTCAGCCATCAGATCCACAGCAAGAGTCGAGTGAAAGCACCCAATCAGATAAAGAGAAGCTGCCGGTCCCATCCAGCAACAAATCGGCC CCTGAGAAACGAGAAAGGGCTAGAAGGCCCTGCCGTTACTTCCTTTCTGGCTTTTGTTCTATGGATGACCGATGTCGCTTCCACCACCCACAGCAGCTTCCGCCAGTTGAGGACCAGCCTTATGGACCGAGAGAGAGGAGGGGTTTCAGACCCTCTGCTCCAGCTGCACGTCCAGCTCATGATCAGGTCAAACTGGCTAATCTCACTGAGGAGGTCTGCAAACAGCTGAGAGCCACAGAGATCGCTCAGCTGATGAAAAGATTCCCAAAAGAAAAACTTATAGTGCAGGAGCGAGAAGATGGAAAGCTAACTTACTACAGAGTGACGGTGCAAGCCACAGACCCTGAATGG CCTTTTGACCTAAATGAAGTCGACATCATGGTCAGCTTTCCTGAGAATTACCCTCAAGAG GTGTTCACTCTGGATGTTCCAGAGGACCAGAATTTACCAGCACTCATGGCGAG ACATGTGCAAAAGGCCTCAGAAGAATGGCTGAAGGCCAAACATGCCACCAACCAGCTGATGGGGAGGGTTGAGATGCTTTTCAGGCCGTACCTGCGCTGGCTGGACCGTAGCATGGAGAAAATCTTCACTGATGGAGCCAGACAG TTGAAAAAAGACATTGACTTGCAGAGGTCTGGAATACAGTTTGTCCCCTACGAGCAGCTCAAGGTCACTGTTTTTAAGAACACAGGCAAGAAAACAGACACTCCTGATCGTATAGTGTCACTCACTGCGGCTTCAGCGGAAGAGGAGGAGGGAGAGCATGACGAAGCTGTTGTAGAGGAGGAGGACACTGCTTTTGGCAGTGACGGGGAGGCAGGTAACCGGCAGGTGGAGAACATCAAAACAAGAGAGCGACGCAAAGGCAATGAGATCAAACTGCTAGGATTGAGACTGGGAGAACAGACAGCCACTGTGACGGCCAGACAGGTCACTGTGTCTCTGCAATGCAGCCG GTGTAAAGTTTGTGCTGATCTGACCCTGAATGAACGGCTGCCCTGTACAGCTCAGTGTGAGAAATGTGGAGCAGAAATCAGGTCTGCATTTAGGTCCAGTATTCTGCACCACTACAGCGATGTTTTGGGTTATCTGGACCTATATGCAGCTGTGCCTGTAGATCTGATACTGCAGGAGTCCGAGTTCAGTGTCGGCTGCCTAAACTGCAACAAGGAGGACACGATTCAG AATCTGACCTATGGCCAAAACTGGGAGCAAAACTGCCAACATTGCCACACCAAACTCAGCATCTTTGTTGAGGCTGCGCGGTTTCAGTTCATTCAGCCAGAGGCCAGAAAAACCACAG GTGCGACTGCTCAATATACTCAGAGATATAGAGACCCTGCGGTTCAGCATGGAAAGCCTCTACCTGATAAAGGTGCCTGCAGACACTACAGGCAAAGTCACAGATGGCTGAG GTTCCCTTGCTGTGGTCGTGCTTACGCATGTGACGCCTGTCATGATGAGGATCAGGACCATCTGATGGAGTTGGCCACCAGGATGATCTGCGGTTATTGTGCCAAAGAACAG CCTTACAGTAAAGGTAAGCCGTGTGTGAGCTGTGGGGGTATGATGACCAGAGACACTCACACGAGCCACTGGGAGGGTGGAATGGGCTGTAGGAACAGGGTTAAGATGAGCAG aaatgacaaGCACAAATACTCCAACATGAGCAAAACGGTGTCTAAGAAAACAACCCAAGAGAAGTAA